TCTGCCGTTTGCCGTCGCCAACGGGGTTGCCATCGCCACGCTCCGAATCGGCGCGCACAGACCTTTCATCAGCCGCGCGAATTCTTCGAGGTTGAGCGACTGCGCTCCATCGGAGAGAGCCCGCTCCGGACAGGGATGCACTTCAATAATCAAACCATCGGCGCCGATAGCGAGAGCGGCGCGGCTGGCGGGGGCAATCAGCTCGCGTTTGCCGGTACCATGTGATGGGTCAGCGATCACCGGTAGATGCGAGAGCTCGCGCACCAGCGCAACGGCGGCAAGGTCGAGCGTGTTGCGCGTCATTTCGCTCTCAAAGGTCTTGATGCCGCGCTCACAGAGCACAACATTGTCATTGCCGCCAGCCAGAAGATATTCTGCGGCCAGCAGCCACTCTTTTACGCTGGCGGATGGGCCACGCTTGAGCAGAATAGGCTTTTTGGCCTTGGCGAGCTGGCGCAGCAGATCGTAATTCTGCATGTTGCGCGCGCCCACCTGAAGCATATCGGCATGGTCACAGATGAGCTGAATATCATTGGTGCTCATTACCTCGGTGACCACGGGTAGCCCAACTTCTTCACGGACTTCACGCA
The sequence above is a segment of the Terriglobia bacterium genome. Coding sequences within it:
- the aroF gene encoding 3-deoxy-7-phosphoheptulonate synthase; this translates as MVINMAAGSSEAELQHVIERVIECGFQPHVTRGSERAIVAAVGSGGNRIALEALKAAPGVEDVVPIAHPFKLVSKQTKSGRTQVDVGGVIIGGEEAVVIAGPCSVESHEQLFSTARAIKAAGATLLRGGAYKPRTSPYDFQGLGIEALRLLREVREEVGLPVVTEVMSTNDIQLICDHADMLQVGARNMQNYDLLRQLAKAKKPILLKRGPSASVKEWLLAAEYLLAGGNDNVVLCERGIKTFESEMTRNTLDLAAVALVRELSHLPVIADPSHGTGKRELIAPASRAALAIGADGLIIEVHPCPERALSDGAQSLNLEEFARLMKGLCAPIRSVAMATPLATANGR